The proteins below come from a single Chryseobacterium bernardetii genomic window:
- a CDS encoding RHS repeat domain-containing protein, translating into MKNIFIIVILLFSYNIGFSQIFKNSNNIFPYTPETSSLLKYRETPVSNYTGVPNISIPIYTVKSGSIEVPINLSYHAGGILVSEMASTVGLGWSISTVDPITRKINGLVDENGVMENNSDNIEGFLNNNIDYQQNLLNLIRYPQNNQPLSDLMPDQFNLSLNGFSGSFFYNPKNKKIVTFPISDLKVDYNKSGSQIKKIDTINITATNGIKYTFGGDGTETFYNTATPSSNFYGANAWKIKRIKGIDNSIINFSYLSHNIIKRAIAPQTRLFPYTLHVSALGCSPSSNTGINPVETDTQFSSMESLLERIETSDATINFIYSNRLDFNDLKKLDKIIVKNKSDQIISEKRFNYGYFETIPEASGVSDPTEDVTKRLKLLSYQECDRDGKCITTSFEYYEENKMTQRNSYSSDHWGYYNGKLNNYGYPNVPIKYYKIMGNSVVTVDGFTKDLQSDLIRIANKDVDPLYTQTFSLKSITYPEGGKNEYIYEPNTASSLLYQPSDEHYFLKTKKVLNKGELFVISGSVEGDNINYSQPPTTIENNYTKTFVREIDLSNYDKHLNLKITRTSTFKASTFSNSLDSSYLYALFSIYYFENGIKKYWISDVPLDSEVTLDFHEYNSQNVPTQKVYAEIKHIYWGGLNSTGNISNYIYFYSQVGFSWEEPDPNAIDTPIILGGGIRIKEIKQYDNDQYKYSTRYSYTKNGNPQRSSGVLFDIPMYSKNNRVGRITSGSCSGTAGGYVGVGKSVEDAIELSVNPVITGMRTQGKTIGYTNVEVVKTDANNNPKGREIFQYYTETPLQTGDNFLATNESTSAKYEFMESRDWRNGQLIKYIAFKNASDTIRTIERNFYISGAPAAMANYLLDRNVKMILYNLISPIDYVPGGITFRDYGPPISFATDLYINGVYPSYIGMNSNTSPAPFPIFVRHNDAFLLKKETTTDYFTDGRKKTKTSEYFYEDGLYPTKLTSKKDSFSGEHFIINTSYKYSSEKGNQKLITANMIDIPLETEITKTIGVISKTLSKTETKYDNPSNLFPSSVVSTDLQNVVSTELSYDKYDSKGNLQQYTTKDGVSTVIIWGYNGTQPIAKIENAKLENIGQSFIDSIVNASNTDAAAERNNDETTLLNAFKTFKDNLSDYQITTYTYDPLIGVRSITPPSGIREVYLYDDAGRLKEIREQNNTGKLLKEFNYHYKN; encoded by the coding sequence ATGAAAAATATTTTTATAATAGTAATTTTATTGTTTTCGTATAATATTGGATTTTCACAGATTTTCAAAAATTCTAATAATATATTTCCATATACTCCTGAAACGAGTAGTCTTTTAAAATATCGTGAAACACCTGTTTCAAATTATACAGGTGTTCCTAATATTTCAATACCAATTTATACCGTAAAATCAGGAAGCATAGAGGTACCAATTAATCTATCTTATCATGCGGGGGGGATACTAGTTTCTGAAATGGCAAGTACTGTAGGTTTAGGTTGGTCTATAAGTACTGTAGATCCAATCACTCGGAAAATTAATGGATTAGTTGATGAAAATGGTGTAATGGAAAACAATTCAGACAATATAGAAGGATTTTTAAATAATAATATAGACTATCAACAGAATTTATTAAATCTGATTAGGTATCCACAAAATAATCAACCCCTTTCAGATCTTATGCCCGATCAATTTAATTTATCTTTAAATGGCTTTTCTGGAAGTTTTTTTTATAATCCAAAGAATAAGAAAATAGTCACATTTCCAATATCAGATTTAAAGGTTGATTATAATAAAAGCGGTTCACAAATAAAAAAAATTGATACAATCAACATTACTGCAACTAATGGTATTAAATATACATTTGGAGGTGATGGAACAGAGACTTTTTATAATACTGCTACACCGTCTAGTAATTTTTATGGAGCCAATGCTTGGAAGATAAAGAGAATAAAAGGAATTGATAATAGTATTATTAATTTTTCTTACTTGTCTCACAATATTATCAAAAGAGCTATTGCACCACAGACAAGGCTTTTCCCATATACACTTCATGTATCAGCACTTGGGTGTAGTCCTTCTTCCAATACAGGAATTAATCCTGTTGAAACTGACACTCAGTTTTCATCAATGGAATCGCTTTTAGAAAGAATAGAAACTTCCGATGCTACAATTAATTTTATTTATTCTAATAGGTTAGATTTTAATGATTTAAAAAAACTTGATAAAATTATTGTTAAAAATAAATCAGATCAAATAATTTCAGAAAAAAGATTTAATTATGGATATTTTGAAACTATTCCTGAAGCTTCTGGGGTTTCAGATCCTACCGAGGATGTTACGAAAAGACTGAAATTACTTTCCTATCAAGAGTGTGATAGGGATGGAAAGTGTATAACAACTTCTTTTGAATATTATGAAGAAAACAAAATGACACAGAGGAATTCTTATTCTTCCGACCACTGGGGGTACTATAATGGTAAATTAAATAATTATGGTTATCCTAACGTGCCAATTAAATATTATAAAATTATGGGTAATTCTGTTGTAACTGTTGACGGATTTACTAAAGATCTTCAATCTGATTTAATCAGGATAGCTAATAAGGATGTTGATCCTTTATATACTCAAACTTTTTCTTTAAAATCAATTACTTATCCCGAGGGAGGAAAGAATGAATATATTTACGAACCTAATACAGCCAGTTCATTATTATATCAACCAAGTGATGAACATTATTTTTTAAAAACAAAAAAAGTACTTAACAAGGGTGAATTATTTGTAATAAGTGGTAGCGTAGAAGGAGATAATATTAACTATTCTCAACCACCAACAACAATTGAAAACAATTATACTAAAACATTTGTAAGAGAAATTGATCTTTCAAATTACGATAAGCATCTCAATTTGAAAATCACAAGAACATCAACCTTTAAAGCATCAACTTTTTCAAATTCGCTAGATAGCAGCTATTTATATGCATTATTTAGTATTTATTATTTTGAGAATGGAATTAAAAAATATTGGATATCAGATGTTCCACTAGATAGTGAAGTTACATTGGATTTTCATGAATATAATAGTCAAAATGTTCCGACCCAAAAGGTGTATGCGGAAATAAAACATATATATTGGGGGGGATTAAATTCCACTGGTAATATATCCAATTATATATATTTTTATTCTCAGGTAGGTTTTAGCTGGGAGGAGCCTGACCCCAATGCAATTGACACTCCCATCATTTTGGGTGGAGGAATACGCATCAAAGAAATCAAACAATATGATAATGATCAATACAAATATTCTACAAGATACTCCTATACAAAGAATGGAAATCCTCAGCGTTCAAGCGGAGTATTGTTTGATATTCCAATGTACAGTAAAAATAACAGAGTAGGACGAATTACCTCTGGGAGTTGTAGTGGAACAGCAGGTGGTTATGTTGGAGTGGGAAAGTCTGTAGAAGATGCTATTGAACTTTCTGTAAATCCTGTTATTACTGGTATGAGAACACAAGGCAAAACAATTGGCTATACAAATGTTGAAGTAGTAAAAACAGATGCTAATAATAATCCAAAAGGAAGAGAAATATTCCAATATTATACAGAGACACCATTACAGACAGGAGATAATTTTCTGGCTACCAATGAAAGTACTTCAGCAAAGTATGAATTTATGGAAAGTCGAGATTGGAGAAATGGACAACTGATAAAATATATAGCTTTTAAAAATGCAAGTGACACAATTAGAACAATTGAAAGAAATTTTTATATTTCAGGAGCTCCTGCTGCAATGGCAAATTATCTACTGGATAGAAATGTGAAGATGATTTTATATAATTTAATTTCACCTATAGATTATGTTCCAGGAGGAATTACATTCAGAGATTACGGACCACCAATATCATTCGCTACTGATTTATATATTAATGGTGTTTATCCTTCATATATTGGTATGAATTCAAATACTAGTCCTGCTCCTTTCCCAATTTTCGTAAGACACAACGATGCATTTTTATTGAAAAAAGAGACAACAACCGACTATTTCACTGACGGTCGTAAGAAAACAAAAACATCAGAATATTTTTATGAAGATGGACTATATCCAACAAAATTAACCTCAAAAAAAGATAGTTTTTCAGGAGAACATTTTATCATTAATACCAGCTATAAATATTCTTCTGAAAAAGGAAATCAAAAATTAATTACAGCCAATATGATTGATATTCCCTTAGAAACCGAAATAACTAAAACTATTGGAGTTATCAGCAAAACTCTTTCAAAAACAGAAACAAAATATGATAATCCATCGAACTTATTCCCAAGTTCTGTTGTATCCACTGATTTACAAAATGTTGTATCTACTGAATTGAGTTACGACAAATATGATAGTAAAGGAAATCTTCAGCAGTATACCACTAAAGATGGAGTTTCAACGGTAATCATCTGGGGATATAACGGTACCCAGCCTATTGCCAAGATTGAAAATGCAAAACTGGAGAACATTGGGCAGTCATTCATAGACAGTATTGTGAATGCCTCTAATACGGATGCAGCCGCTGAAAGAAATAATGATGAAACTACGCTGTTAAATGCATTTAAAACTTTTAAAGACAATTTATCCGACTATCAGATCACTACCTACACCTATGATCCATTAATCGGAGTGAGAAGTATTACCCCGCCATCCGGCATCAGGGAAGTTTATCTTTATGATGATGCGGGCAGATTAAAAGAAATCAGAGAGCAAAACAACACCGGAAAATTATTAAAAGAATTTAACTACCATTACAAAAACTAA
- a CDS encoding helix-turn-helix domain-containing protein produces the protein MGNTLNIGSKISTLRKQKNWSQGDLAQKIDASREIIGKYERNENLPSIEMVAKMAKAFEVTVDFLIGEGENAAFDKEIVERINDIQKMDPDTRSILFNVIDTYIQNFKTKQAFR, from the coding sequence ATGGGTAATACATTAAACATCGGAAGTAAAATAAGCACGCTCAGAAAGCAGAAAAACTGGTCGCAAGGAGATCTTGCCCAGAAGATAGATGCTTCCCGGGAGATTATTGGAAAATATGAACGCAATGAAAACCTACCCTCTATTGAGATGGTAGCTAAAATGGCTAAAGCTTTTGAAGTAACTGTAGATTTTTTAATCGGGGAAGGGGAAAACGCTGCATTCGATAAAGAGATCGTAGAGCGTATTAATGATATTCAAAAAATGGATCCTGATACCAGAAGTATTCTCTTTAATGTTATTGATACTTATATCCAAAATTTTAAAACCAAACAGGCTTTTAGATAA
- a CDS encoding CHC2 zinc finger domain-containing protein, which yields MTIEQIKSRLRLTEVLQHYNLHPKNNMLLCPWHEDKRASLQVNLEKDFYKCHACGKTGDVIQFIEDYEKLTKHEAIKKAESLINPEISILIKPKTTKDKIQVDTDFLENTFSYFRKALYCSIPAKGYIEKRNLDNSLLEIGYNSGQFHHGERKNDALIKKTLEAGLLQDKGLINNRTKEKGYSIFANKCIAFPLKNSKNQIVSLYFRSILDKENGKHFYLKNRHGLYPGYPHKETKKLILTEAIIDAASLLQIKEIRDNYSLISCFGTNGLNDEILNAIKELQQLEEIIF from the coding sequence ATGACTATTGAGCAGATCAAATCCCGGTTAAGACTTACTGAAGTTCTACAGCATTACAACCTGCACCCAAAAAACAATATGCTTTTGTGTCCCTGGCATGAAGATAAAAGAGCCAGCTTACAGGTGAACCTGGAAAAAGATTTTTACAAATGCCATGCATGCGGGAAGACAGGGGATGTTATCCAGTTTATAGAAGACTATGAGAAGCTGACCAAACACGAAGCGATAAAGAAAGCTGAATCATTGATTAATCCTGAAATATCCATATTGATAAAACCTAAAACTACCAAAGATAAAATCCAAGTAGACACGGACTTTTTAGAAAACACCTTCAGTTACTTTAGAAAAGCATTGTATTGCAGCATTCCTGCAAAAGGCTATATAGAAAAAAGGAACTTAGATAATAGTCTTCTAGAAATCGGTTATAACTCCGGGCAGTTCCACCATGGAGAAAGAAAAAACGATGCACTCATAAAAAAGACACTGGAAGCAGGTCTGTTACAGGATAAAGGACTCATTAACAACCGAACCAAAGAAAAGGGCTACAGTATCTTTGCCAATAAATGCATTGCGTTCCCTCTGAAAAATAGCAAGAATCAAATAGTTAGTTTATACTTCAGGAGTATTTTAGATAAAGAGAATGGGAAGCACTTTTATTTAAAAAACAGGCATGGCCTGTATCCGGGTTATCCCCATAAAGAAACCAAAAAACTTATTCTGACAGAAGCCATTATCGATGCCGCTTCATTACTCCAGATCAAAGAAATCCGGGACAATTACAGCCTGATAAGCTGTTTTGGAACGAATGGATTAAATGATGAGATACTGAACGCAATAAAAGAGCTTCAGCAACTGGAAGAAATTATCTTTTGA
- a CDS encoding SymE family type I addiction module toxin → MFIISDIPHKQVKLQSRYRSCAGGEKTVPWLTISGMWLERLGFKAGDMLRLTVREKLLIIEPLGDDSLAAHDYKAALQEVKQHLKKLSQ, encoded by the coding sequence ATTTTCATTATATCAGATATACCCCATAAACAAGTAAAGCTGCAGAGCCGTTACCGTTCCTGTGCGGGAGGTGAGAAAACCGTTCCCTGGCTTACCATCAGTGGCATGTGGTTAGAACGCCTGGGCTTTAAGGCGGGAGATATGTTGCGCCTTACCGTGCGTGAGAAACTATTGATTATAGAACCTTTGGGGGATGATAGTCTTGCAGCTCATGACTATAAAGCTGCCTTGCAGGAAGTAAAACAACACCTTAAAAAACTCTCCCAATGA
- a CDS encoding T9SS type A sorting domain-containing protein: MKKIYLSACTVCTILGLSAQEVLWQKDIRSSTQDFLSQVTTTIDQQYLITGSSIQSDKLQQGSKQNNGYDFHLVKLNQQGEEVWEKYFSGNNHDYLSSTVSTQEGGFLISGTSFSGKGLDKKEDSKGGSDIWLIRINEFGDELWQKTLGTSSDEEARAVIQSTDLGFFVAGNVQNSSKGYGSKDVWIVRLDKDGKELSQLTLGGKGLDEVEKMIPTRDGGALLGIYSRSSVSSSKKTENFGEGDYWIVKLDKNGKVEWEKNFGGKGDDHVRTLALTANGYIIGGESRSERSGNKTVGIQEGTDLWLIALNERGDEHWQKSYNFKNRDILMGMSVIHSSDDTSSKGILLGGYTQAEGRIEKDDETFWMLYIDGNGNEQWRKYVAGESRQKEERLSDLKLNRDGSIVLAGTSAKELGKENWKIVKLGDKQVNDLIEKYDIKIYPNPVSDYAYVEIGFDFKEADIMLYDMSGRQLQNFKTKNRVTKINTQALIQGAYLVTIKTDNNKTANAKLIKK, translated from the coding sequence ATGAAAAAGATTTATCTTAGTGCATGTACTGTATGCACCATCCTTGGGCTCTCTGCCCAGGAAGTTCTGTGGCAGAAAGATATCAGATCCTCTACCCAGGATTTTCTAAGCCAGGTTACCACTACCATCGATCAGCAGTATCTTATTACGGGAAGCTCCATACAGAGCGATAAACTTCAGCAGGGAAGCAAACAGAACAACGGTTACGATTTCCATCTGGTTAAGCTTAACCAGCAGGGAGAAGAAGTCTGGGAAAAATATTTCTCCGGGAACAATCACGATTATTTATCTTCTACGGTAAGCACCCAGGAGGGTGGATTTTTAATTTCCGGCACCTCATTTTCAGGGAAAGGTTTAGATAAAAAAGAGGATTCCAAAGGCGGTTCAGACATCTGGCTCATCAGAATCAATGAATTCGGGGATGAATTATGGCAGAAAACGTTGGGAACCTCCTCGGATGAAGAAGCCAGAGCAGTAATTCAAAGTACAGATTTAGGCTTTTTTGTAGCTGGCAACGTACAAAACTCTTCTAAAGGTTATGGTTCTAAAGATGTTTGGATTGTAAGACTTGACAAGGACGGAAAAGAATTATCCCAGCTGACTTTAGGCGGAAAAGGCTTAGATGAAGTAGAGAAAATGATTCCTACCCGTGATGGCGGAGCTTTATTAGGTATCTATTCCAGAAGCTCTGTAAGTAGTTCAAAGAAAACTGAAAACTTCGGTGAAGGTGATTACTGGATCGTTAAGCTGGATAAAAACGGAAAGGTAGAATGGGAAAAGAACTTTGGCGGTAAAGGAGACGACCATGTAAGAACACTGGCTTTAACAGCAAACGGCTATATCATTGGTGGCGAATCCAGGTCTGAAAGATCAGGGAATAAAACGGTAGGTATCCAGGAAGGAACAGACCTTTGGCTGATTGCCCTTAACGAAAGAGGCGATGAACATTGGCAGAAATCCTACAATTTCAAAAACCGTGATATCCTGATGGGAATGAGCGTGATTCATTCTTCGGACGATACATCTTCAAAAGGAATTTTACTAGGCGGCTATACCCAGGCAGAAGGCAGAATAGAAAAAGATGATGAGACTTTCTGGATGCTGTACATTGATGGCAACGGAAATGAACAGTGGAGAAAGTATGTGGCCGGAGAATCCAGGCAGAAAGAAGAAAGGCTTTCAGACTTGAAATTAAACAGGGACGGTTCTATTGTTTTAGCAGGAACCAGTGCCAAGGAACTGGGGAAAGAAAACTGGAAGATCGTAAAGCTTGGTGACAAACAGGTGAATGACCTGATTGAAAAATATGACATCAAGATCTATCCAAACCCTGTATCTGATTATGCTTACGTAGAAATCGGTTTTGATTTCAAAGAAGCTGATATTATGCTGTATGATATGAGCGGAAGACAGCTTCAGAATTTTAAAACAAAGAACAGGGTCACCAAGATCAATACCCAGGCTTTAATACAGGGCGCGTATTTAGTGACTATAAAAACAGATAATAATAAAACAGCGAATGCTAAATTAATTAAGAAGTAA
- a CDS encoding DUF6443 domain-containing protein, whose translation MKKILIPIGMLLMGHSVHAQATPGENYIQSKTYLDYNGTTPTKISETVQYFDGLGRPKQVVNVKASPGGKDVVTPIEYDQFGRQVRDYLPIPQSGTQSGAIYNSPLGNASSVYGSEKIYSEKILENSPLDRIQQQIQVGNDWSSKPVKFDYEANADGDVKKYVATFNYSTFESGITLSGTYGGGQLYKNTVTDEDGNKTIEFKNGRGQVLLVRKVISATENADTYYAYNDYDQLAYVIPPLASVLPAIDQTTLDTLCYQYKYDGKNRLVEKKVPGKGWEYMVYDKSGRLILSQDANLRAANKWLITKYDKLGRVAYTGFLTGGDMAGRQNQIKDLVITEDRSTTGFTRNGITVYYTDGAFVGEIPTILSVNYYDTYPGYSFNPPFPAVIQGSETLKETVSSEGRSTKGLPVMSLVKNIEDDNWTKNYTYYDTKGRVVGTHSINHLGGYTKTESRLDFAGVAQSVITRHKRLETDTERVITENFEYDHQNRLLTHKHQVDSNPTEILTQNKYNELSQLETKKVGGADTANPLQSIDYRYNIRGWMTKINDPSNLNGKLFGYEIKYNNPQYSTVSPGKFNGNIAEIDWKNSSEDILKRYNYEYDVLNRLKNGFYSEPNATNPSNGNFDEYLTYDLNGNINTLKRKAVPVSGGTSTLVDNLEYKYTGNRLNQVIESAMNDTGYEGGNNMIDYDLNGNMINMKDKGIQSISYNYLNLPKVFSIYHANPTISQPFSASLEYLYRADGTKLRKTYLGTPPRGKVSTSMTDYLDGFQYSYWDSGICTFCRTEFAFEQQAYGNLGTTFPDLGETPTWKLDFVNTSEGFYSFTENRYIYQYKDHLGNTRVSFAKDSAGGLEVTDTNNYYPFGLNHISGMFGSSNFGGYYSYKYNGKELQETGMYDYGARFYMPDLGRWGVVDPLAEQYRRHSTYNYAVNNPIRFIDPDGRGVNDFVKREDGSIYWDKNANSQATTKTGETYLGKTLSFNFTSYIDGKSWDGPLNGIVDASGVKLTSTLTLTGRENDAGELTSLVGNFKSEPGETPVGEPRMYYPGEGGSNNVFDMKTTSTGINVNFEQHASVSRIEEVGLNAAGFKIVDVAQKLNINYNSSNGNLSVDAYTNIFPSASLTVSGNGNTSKLMQYNQPSFPGTHAAPLKGYSSTFVGSGTVSTKQAVYDYSYYPSRFYKRN comes from the coding sequence ATGAAAAAAATACTCATTCCCATAGGTATGCTGCTGATGGGCCATTCCGTCCATGCCCAGGCTACTCCGGGAGAAAACTATATTCAATCCAAGACTTATCTGGATTACAATGGAACAACTCCAACAAAAATCTCAGAAACTGTTCAGTATTTTGATGGACTCGGAAGGCCAAAGCAGGTAGTGAACGTAAAAGCTTCTCCCGGAGGAAAAGATGTGGTCACCCCTATTGAATACGATCAGTTTGGAAGACAGGTAAGAGATTATCTGCCCATTCCACAATCCGGAACCCAAAGTGGGGCTATATATAACTCCCCTCTTGGAAATGCCTCATCAGTATATGGCTCTGAAAAGATCTATTCAGAAAAAATATTGGAAAACTCTCCCTTAGACAGGATCCAGCAGCAGATCCAGGTAGGTAATGACTGGAGCAGTAAACCCGTAAAATTTGATTATGAAGCCAATGCAGATGGTGACGTAAAAAAATATGTGGCAACATTTAATTATTCCACCTTTGAATCCGGTATTACTTTATCAGGAACCTATGGAGGCGGCCAGCTGTATAAAAATACCGTTACCGATGAAGATGGCAATAAAACCATTGAATTTAAAAACGGCAGAGGCCAGGTTTTATTAGTGAGAAAAGTAATAAGCGCAACAGAAAACGCTGATACCTACTATGCTTATAACGATTATGACCAGCTTGCTTATGTCATTCCCCCATTAGCCTCTGTTTTACCAGCCATAGATCAAACCACATTAGATACTCTTTGTTACCAGTATAAATATGACGGAAAAAACCGATTGGTAGAAAAGAAAGTACCTGGCAAAGGCTGGGAATATATGGTGTATGACAAATCAGGCAGGTTAATTCTCTCCCAGGATGCCAATCTGAGGGCTGCCAATAAATGGCTCATTACTAAATATGATAAGCTGGGAAGAGTTGCCTATACAGGCTTTTTAACAGGAGGTGACATGGCTGGCCGGCAAAACCAGATTAAGGATCTGGTGATTACTGAAGATAGAAGTACCACAGGATTTACCCGAAACGGAATCACAGTATACTATACCGATGGCGCTTTTGTTGGTGAAATACCTACCATTTTAAGTGTTAACTATTACGATACCTATCCGGGATATAGCTTTAACCCACCATTTCCTGCCGTTATTCAGGGATCCGAAACGTTAAAAGAAACAGTATCCTCCGAAGGCAGAAGCACCAAAGGACTTCCTGTAATGAGTCTGGTAAAGAATATTGAAGATGATAACTGGACAAAGAATTACACCTATTATGATACCAAAGGAAGAGTAGTAGGAACCCATTCCATTAATCATTTAGGAGGATACACTAAAACAGAATCCAGGCTGGATTTTGCGGGAGTAGCTCAAAGCGTTATCACCAGGCATAAAAGGCTGGAAACAGATACAGAAAGAGTCATTACGGAAAACTTTGAATATGACCATCAGAACAGGCTGCTTACTCATAAGCATCAGGTAGACAGTAATCCAACAGAAATCCTTACCCAGAATAAGTACAATGAACTTTCCCAGCTGGAAACGAAGAAAGTAGGCGGGGCAGATACCGCTAATCCTTTACAGAGTATAGACTACAGGTACAATATCAGAGGCTGGATGACTAAGATCAATGATCCTTCCAATCTGAATGGAAAACTGTTCGGGTATGAGATAAAGTATAATAACCCCCAATACAGTACAGTCTCACCAGGAAAGTTCAATGGAAATATTGCGGAGATCGACTGGAAAAATTCATCTGAAGACATTCTGAAAAGATACAATTATGAGTATGATGTCCTGAACCGTTTAAAAAACGGCTTTTACTCAGAACCTAATGCTACTAATCCCTCTAATGGTAATTTTGATGAATATTTAACCTATGATCTGAATGGGAATATCAATACCTTAAAGAGAAAAGCGGTTCCTGTATCAGGGGGAACTTCTACTTTGGTAGATAATCTTGAGTACAAATACACAGGAAACCGTTTAAACCAGGTCATAGAATCAGCCATGAATGATACAGGGTATGAAGGTGGAAATAATATGATTGATTATGATTTGAATGGGAACATGATAAACATGAAGGATAAAGGAATCCAAAGCATCAGTTATAATTATCTCAATCTCCCTAAAGTTTTTTCCATTTATCATGCTAATCCTACCATAAGCCAGCCATTTAGCGCCAGTTTGGAATATTTATACCGTGCAGATGGAACCAAGCTCAGAAAAACCTACCTGGGGACACCTCCGCGAGGGAAAGTGAGTACCAGTATGACGGACTATCTGGATGGATTTCAGTATTCATATTGGGATAGTGGAATATGTACGTTTTGCCGTACAGAATTTGCCTTTGAACAGCAGGCTTATGGAAATCTTGGGACAACCTTTCCAGATCTGGGAGAAACTCCAACCTGGAAGCTTGATTTTGTAAATACCTCAGAAGGTTTTTACAGTTTCACCGAAAACCGTTATATTTACCAGTATAAAGATCATTTAGGAAATACCAGGGTGAGTTTTGCAAAAGACAGTGCAGGTGGTCTAGAAGTTACAGATACCAATAACTATTATCCTTTTGGTTTGAATCATATTTCAGGAATGTTTGGAAGTTCAAATTTTGGAGGGTATTATAGTTATAAGTACAATGGGAAGGAGCTTCAAGAGACAGGTATGTATGATTATGGAGCAAGATTTTATATGCCTGATCTGGGAAGATGGGGTGTGGTGGATCCGCTGGCGGAACAGTATCGTAGACACTCTACTTATAATTATGCAGTAAATAATCCTATTCGTTTTATAGATCCGGATGGACGAGGAGTAAATGATTTTGTTAAAAGAGAAGATGGGAGTATTTATTGGGATAAAAACGCAAACTCTCAGGCTACGACAAAAACTGGAGAAACTTATTTAGGAAAAACACTGAGCTTTAATTTTACAAGTTACATTGATGGAAAAAGTTGGGATGGACCTTTAAATGGCATTGTGGACGCATCAGGTGTTAAATTAACAAGTACATTAACATTGACCGGAAGAGAAAATGATGCTGGAGAATTAACAAGTTTGGTCGGAAATTTTAAGTCTGAACCTGGTGAAACTCCAGTAGGTGAACCAAGAATGTACTATCCTGGGGAGGGAGGAAGTAATAATGTATTCGATATGAAAACTACTTCAACAGGAATTAATGTAAATTTTGAACAACATGCAAGTGTATCTCGAATTGAAGAAGTTGGTTTAAATGCAGCTGGGTTTAAAATAGTAGATGTTGCTCAAAAACTAAATATCAATTATAACAGTAGTAATGGTAATCTTTCTGTAGATGCATACACTAATATATTCCCTTCAGCTAGTTTAACAGTTTCTGGTAATGGCAATACTTCTAAATTAATGCAATATAATCAACCGTCTTTTCCTGGAACTCACGCAGCTCCTCTAAAGGGATATTCATCTACATTTGTAGGTTCAGGAACCGTTTCGACAAAGCAGGCTGTGTATGATTACTCTTACTACCCATCAAGATTTTACAAAAGAAATTAA